One Massilia sp. 9096 genomic window carries:
- the queA gene encoding tRNA preQ1(34) S-adenosylmethionine ribosyltransferase-isomerase QueA, whose translation MSRTYSLSDFDFDLPPERIAQAPLPDRSASRLLQLDGDQILDRHFADIVDQLQAGDLLVMNNTRVLKARFFGQKDTGGQVEVLVERVLDPRTVLAQVRASKSPKPGSRIRLADAFEVGVGERAGEFFTLHLPDEERGDVFDLIEAHGRLPLPPYIEHDADDFDEQRYQTVYSKEPGAVAAPTAGLHFDQPLLDKLAAKGVRIAYVTLHVGAGTFQPVRVEDLSAHKMHSEWYTIAQETVDAVRAAKAAGRDVVAVGTTSLRALESASQSGELKAGSDDTALFITPGYQFKTVTRLITNFHLPKSTLMMLVSAFAGYDPIRKAYAHAIASEYRFFSYGDAMLLTTQSRATRNN comes from the coding sequence ATGAGCAGAACCTACTCCCTCTCCGATTTCGATTTCGACTTGCCGCCCGAACGCATCGCGCAGGCGCCGCTGCCGGACCGCAGCGCCTCGCGCCTGCTGCAGCTCGACGGCGACCAGATCCTCGATCGCCATTTCGCCGACATCGTCGACCAGCTGCAGGCCGGCGACCTGCTGGTGATGAACAACACCCGCGTGCTCAAGGCGCGCTTCTTCGGCCAGAAGGACACCGGCGGCCAGGTCGAGGTGCTGGTCGAGCGCGTGCTCGATCCGCGCACGGTGCTGGCCCAGGTGCGCGCGTCGAAGTCGCCGAAACCGGGCTCGCGCATCCGCCTGGCCGACGCCTTCGAGGTCGGCGTCGGCGAGCGCGCTGGCGAATTCTTCACCCTGCATCTGCCGGATGAAGAGCGCGGCGACGTGTTCGACCTGATCGAAGCGCACGGTCGCCTGCCGCTGCCGCCCTACATCGAGCACGACGCCGACGACTTCGACGAGCAGCGTTACCAGACCGTCTACTCGAAGGAGCCGGGCGCGGTCGCCGCGCCGACCGCCGGCCTGCACTTCGACCAGCCGCTGCTGGACAAGCTGGCCGCGAAGGGCGTGCGCATCGCGTACGTGACGCTGCACGTCGGCGCCGGCACCTTCCAGCCGGTGCGCGTCGAAGACCTCAGCGCGCACAAGATGCACAGCGAGTGGTACACGATCGCGCAAGAGACCGTCGATGCGGTGCGCGCAGCCAAGGCCGCCGGGCGCGACGTGGTGGCGGTCGGCACGACCTCGCTGCGCGCGCTGGAATCGGCGTCGCAGTCGGGCGAACTCAAAGCCGGCAGCGACGACACCGCGCTGTTCATCACCCCGGGCTACCAATTCAAGACGGTGACCCGCCTGATCACCAACTTCCACCTGCCGAAATCGACGCTGATGATGCTGGTCTCGGCCTTTGCCGGCTACGACCCCATCCGCAAGGCCTACGCGCACGCGATCGCCAGCGAATACCGCTTCTTCAGCTACGGCGACGCGATGCTCTTGACGACGCAGTCGCGTGCAACCAGGAACAACTAA